One genomic segment of Mycolicibacterium chubuense NBB4 includes these proteins:
- a CDS encoding sterol desaturase family protein, which yields MTTTSTRAVRKSFSLTDARREFGRHPSPWMLGVTLLVALGARIMVGDWQITDAVVPAVMLAVFPFFEWLVHVCILHWRPRQLGRLRVDLLLARKHREHHVDPRDIPLIFIPWQALLWVLPGAVAIALLAFPRSALGLTFLGFAAVLGLCYEWCHYLIHSDYKPKTAAYRAVWRNHRQHHFKNEHYWFTVTSTGTADRVLGTYPDSGAVATSPTAKNLHAQTN from the coding sequence ATGACGACCACGTCGACGAGGGCGGTCCGGAAAAGCTTCTCCCTGACCGACGCGCGGCGGGAGTTCGGCCGCCACCCTTCGCCCTGGATGCTGGGCGTGACGCTGCTGGTCGCCCTCGGTGCGCGAATCATGGTGGGCGACTGGCAGATCACCGACGCCGTGGTGCCTGCCGTCATGCTCGCCGTGTTCCCGTTCTTCGAATGGCTGGTGCACGTGTGCATCCTGCACTGGCGGCCACGGCAGCTCGGCCGGCTGCGGGTCGACCTCCTGCTGGCGCGCAAACACCGCGAGCACCATGTCGATCCGCGCGACATCCCGCTCATCTTCATCCCGTGGCAGGCCCTGCTGTGGGTGCTGCCCGGGGCGGTCGCCATTGCCTTGCTGGCCTTCCCGCGGAGTGCGCTGGGCCTGACGTTCCTGGGGTTCGCCGCGGTGTTGGGCCTGTGCTACGAGTGGTGTCACTATCTGATCCACAGTGACTACAAGCCCAAGACCGCGGCCTACCGCGCGGTGTGGCGCAATCACCGACAGCACCACTTCAAAAACGAGCACTACTGGTTCACGGTGACCAGCACCGGCACCGCCGACCGGGTGCTGGGCACCTATCCCGACTCGGGCGCCGTCGCCACCTCGCCGACGGCGAAGAACCTGCACGCGCAGACGAATTGA
- a CDS encoding lytic transglycosylase domain-containing protein, with translation MNSNHLRVAGLTVAAVVLAAGCASTAPSATEATQGVVSRRAVPPPHGTPPPAPQWAQPRLASDPVRLTGDLVQDERTLRDRGAPEAVLVAAARRQQAAYRVLGRHPEWDAITRPRVPGPLLDVYDRNIDARRQLEAMSSGRGTPTLPAWRITAPAPPAELLSYYRQAEADTGVGWNVLAAINLVETGFGRISGVSNAGAQGPMQFLPSTFAAYSRGDIRSPRDSILAAGRFLAAQGFSRNRDQAIFRYNNSRQYVRAVNQYAAVIGADPAGLAGYYRWDVYYNTASGDVVLPVGYAATAPIPVEHYLADHPQ, from the coding sequence TTGAACAGCAACCATCTTCGCGTTGCCGGGCTGACGGTCGCCGCTGTCGTCCTCGCGGCCGGCTGTGCGTCGACCGCCCCGTCGGCCACTGAGGCGACCCAGGGAGTGGTCAGCCGTCGGGCCGTCCCGCCACCGCACGGCACACCGCCGCCGGCGCCGCAGTGGGCACAGCCGCGACTGGCGTCGGATCCGGTTCGGCTCACCGGCGATCTGGTTCAGGACGAGCGGACGCTGCGTGACCGTGGGGCCCCGGAGGCGGTGCTGGTCGCCGCGGCTCGCAGGCAGCAAGCGGCGTATCGAGTCCTCGGCAGGCACCCGGAGTGGGACGCGATCACGCGTCCTCGGGTCCCGGGGCCGCTGCTCGACGTCTATGACCGCAATATCGACGCGCGCCGGCAGCTGGAGGCGATGAGCAGCGGCCGCGGCACGCCCACGCTGCCCGCATGGCGCATCACCGCCCCGGCGCCGCCCGCCGAGTTGCTGAGCTACTACCGCCAGGCGGAGGCCGACACCGGTGTCGGCTGGAATGTCCTGGCGGCCATCAATCTGGTCGAGACCGGGTTCGGCCGCATCTCCGGTGTCAGCAACGCGGGCGCGCAGGGGCCGATGCAGTTTCTGCCGTCGACCTTCGCGGCCTACAGCAGAGGGGACATCCGGTCGCCTCGCGACAGCATCCTGGCGGCCGGGAGATTCCTGGCAGCGCAGGGCTTTTCGCGCAACCGCGATCAGGCCATCTTCCGGTACAACAATTCGCGCCAGTACGTGCGCGCCGTGAACCAGTACGCGGCCGTGATCGGCGCCGATCCTGCTGGTCTCGCCGGGTATTACCGGTGGGACGTCTACTACAACACCGCGTCGGGGGACGTCGTGCTGCCCGTCGGTTATGCCGCCACGGCACCGATCCCGGTCGAGCACTATCTGGCCGATCATCCGCAGTAG
- a CDS encoding NAD-binding protein: MVGHTIVSGADALAVRIAEELRGTGTTVTVIDRADELTAAGISTAAAVVCVGDDDALNLEIALLARQYSPTVRVVARLANGVLREAMAVDNGPGAVLDVADLAAPSVVEACLARTTHTIATGGLEFVVSGADAPRTGTLREIYGDLAPVAVLHGDHSATPGAVVACPGRDVMVDEGDWVAMIGTADELAAEGIAVAARATVTAGSHRGPVTRLVNAARAFREDVNPNFYRALSVSLSLLAFSTVLLWFTYDKPGMSLIDALYFSTETIATVGYGDFSFSDQPTWLRLFSIVLMFAGITTTAVLMAFIADLLLSRRLAYSAGRRKVRELRDHMIVVGLGSFGIRVAADLKAAGHDVAVVELNIDNRYLSAAADLDIPVIFGDATLPSTLEAARIDDAVAVAVLTDNDMVNIETGIVSRERLKARWTNSSRHPRVPVVLRVFDRVLGAAVAQRFGFENVRSTVELAAPWYIGAALGLTVFGTFSVGQASFMVGGVQVEPGSELDGIRMAELSTQARVIAIVGRTGVRELHPRRGSQLNAGDTAYLVGPYRELLDTLRKGRSASFRSPAQ, encoded by the coding sequence ATGGTCGGCCACACCATCGTGAGCGGCGCCGACGCCCTGGCGGTGCGGATCGCCGAGGAACTGCGTGGCACCGGGACCACCGTCACCGTCATCGACCGGGCCGATGAACTCACCGCGGCCGGCATCTCCACCGCGGCAGCGGTGGTGTGCGTGGGTGACGACGACGCGCTGAACCTCGAAATAGCGCTGCTGGCACGCCAATACAGCCCTACGGTGCGCGTGGTCGCTCGTCTGGCCAACGGTGTCCTGCGCGAAGCGATGGCCGTCGACAACGGTCCGGGCGCGGTGCTCGACGTCGCCGACCTGGCGGCACCGTCGGTGGTCGAAGCCTGCCTGGCGCGCACCACGCACACCATCGCGACCGGTGGCCTGGAGTTCGTCGTTTCGGGCGCCGACGCTCCCCGGACGGGCACACTGCGCGAGATCTACGGTGACCTCGCACCGGTGGCCGTGCTGCACGGCGACCACTCGGCCACGCCGGGCGCGGTCGTCGCCTGCCCGGGCCGCGACGTGATGGTCGACGAGGGTGACTGGGTGGCGATGATCGGCACCGCCGATGAGCTGGCCGCCGAGGGCATCGCCGTCGCGGCGCGGGCGACCGTGACGGCCGGCTCGCATCGCGGTCCGGTGACCCGACTGGTCAACGCGGCGAGGGCGTTCCGGGAAGACGTCAATCCCAACTTCTACCGGGCGCTGAGCGTGTCGTTGAGCCTGCTCGCGTTCTCGACGGTCCTGCTCTGGTTCACCTACGACAAGCCGGGCATGAGCCTGATCGACGCGCTGTACTTCTCCACCGAGACGATCGCGACCGTGGGTTACGGCGATTTCAGTTTCAGCGACCAACCGACGTGGCTGCGGCTGTTCAGCATCGTGCTGATGTTCGCCGGCATCACCACCACGGCGGTGCTGATGGCCTTCATCGCCGACCTGCTGCTGTCCCGCCGCCTCGCGTATTCGGCCGGGCGCCGGAAGGTGCGCGAACTGCGGGACCACATGATCGTCGTCGGCCTCGGCTCGTTCGGGATCCGCGTCGCCGCCGACCTCAAAGCCGCCGGCCACGATGTGGCCGTCGTCGAACTGAACATCGACAACCGCTACCTGTCGGCGGCCGCAGACTTGGACATCCCCGTGATCTTCGGTGACGCGACGCTGCCCTCGACACTGGAGGCCGCACGCATCGACGACGCGGTGGCCGTCGCGGTGCTGACCGACAACGACATGGTCAACATCGAGACCGGCATCGTGTCGCGCGAACGGCTCAAGGCGCGGTGGACGAACTCGAGCAGGCACCCCCGGGTGCCCGTGGTTCTTCGGGTGTTCGATCGCGTGCTGGGCGCGGCGGTGGCGCAGCGGTTCGGCTTCGAGAACGTCCGCTCCACAGTCGAACTGGCAGCGCCCTGGTACATCGGCGCCGCGCTGGGTCTGACCGTGTTCGGCACCTTCTCGGTGGGGCAGGCGTCGTTCATGGTGGGCGGCGTGCAGGTGGAACCCGGCAGTGAGCTCGACGGGATCCGGATGGCGGAGCTCTCGACCCAAGCGCGGGTGATCGCCATCGTGGGACGCACCGGCGTCCGGGAGCTGCACCCCCGTCGCGGTTCCCAGCTCAACGCCGGCGACACCGCCTACCTGGTGGGCCCCTACCGCGAGCTGCTGGACACGCTGCGCAAGGGGCGAAGCGCTTCGTTCCGCTCCCCAGCGCAGTGA
- a CDS encoding acyl-CoA dehydrogenase family protein, with protein sequence MDFQLSEEQVLLRDTIRDMLSRTYDPESRLKAIDTDLGWSRDVWSQLAEVGVLGLGFDEDAGGQIEIQTVLTEVGRRLAPEPVLHAALGPGALIAEVGTAEQRALLDEVAAGERLLAFAHAEPGMRRPTTSVSTTAAQQGDSWTVSGRKNPVLAGDCADTLVVSAALPDGGTGLFLVDAAAAQRTPYRTFDGQRGAEIDFDAAPAEPLGEAADASAAIAHGLVRISSALCAEALGAMEEALRLTTEYLTQRKQFGVTLSKFQTLTQRAADMYVSLELARSMTLYAAMSIADGNLDPVVAARAKLQIGRSGRHISQEAIQLHGGIGVTAEYPVGHYAARLTAIEQTLGSAQDQLHLLMARLGDYEVVTV encoded by the coding sequence ATGGACTTTCAACTCAGCGAAGAGCAGGTCCTGCTCCGCGACACCATCCGCGACATGCTGTCCCGGACTTACGATCCCGAGAGCAGGCTCAAGGCGATCGACACCGACCTGGGCTGGAGCCGCGACGTGTGGAGTCAGCTGGCCGAGGTCGGTGTCCTCGGTCTCGGATTCGACGAAGACGCAGGCGGTCAGATCGAGATCCAGACCGTGCTGACCGAGGTCGGCCGCCGGTTGGCGCCCGAACCCGTGCTGCACGCGGCGTTGGGGCCGGGAGCGCTGATCGCCGAAGTCGGCACCGCCGAACAGCGCGCCCTTCTCGACGAGGTCGCCGCGGGCGAGCGACTGCTGGCCTTCGCGCACGCCGAGCCCGGAATGCGGCGTCCCACCACTTCGGTGTCGACAACTGCTGCGCAGCAGGGTGATTCGTGGACCGTCAGCGGCCGAAAGAACCCTGTCCTGGCCGGCGACTGCGCCGACACCCTCGTGGTCAGCGCAGCGCTGCCCGACGGCGGGACCGGACTCTTCCTGGTGGACGCCGCCGCCGCGCAACGCACGCCGTACCGCACCTTCGACGGTCAGCGCGGCGCCGAGATCGACTTCGATGCGGCACCCGCCGAGCCGCTGGGTGAGGCCGCCGACGCATCGGCGGCCATCGCCCACGGGTTGGTGCGGATCTCGTCGGCCCTGTGCGCGGAGGCGCTCGGCGCCATGGAGGAGGCGCTGCGGCTGACCACCGAGTACCTCACGCAACGCAAGCAGTTCGGCGTCACGCTGAGCAAGTTCCAGACGCTGACGCAGCGTGCCGCGGACATGTACGTATCCCTCGAGCTCGCTCGCAGCATGACGCTGTATGCCGCGATGTCGATCGCCGACGGCAACCTCGATCCGGTCGTCGCGGCGCGGGCGAAGCTGCAGATCGGCCGTTCCGGGCGCCACATCAGCCAGGAGGCGATCCAGCTGCACGGCGGTATCGGTGTGACCGCCGAGTACCCGGTCGGCCACTACGCGGCACGGCTCACCGCCATCGAGCAGACCCTCGGATCGGCGCAGGACCAGTTGCACCTGTTGATGGCGCGGCTCGGCGACTACGAGGTCGTCACCGTCTAG
- a CDS encoding M50 family metallopeptidase codes for MTVTSENAAPAQEVLQRADGVELIGEMAGSGYKIPPALVRRADGQTIQLTPLLYATLHEIDGARNANAVAAAVAETTGRPVTEDNIRHLVDKQLRPHGLLVLADGSQPQTKKRNPLLALRFRYAVTEPERTRRLTDPFRFLFRPWMVVPLLAAFAVVCWWVFFRKGLAHAAYDAFERPGLLILVFVITILSAGFHEFGHAAAARYGGATPGVMGFGVYLVWPAFYTDVTDTYRLGRRGRVRTDLGGLYFNAIVAVAIMAVWWWLRYDALLLVVATQILQMLRQLAPMVRFDGYHVLADLTGVPDLYSRIKPTLLGLLPWRWGDPHARLLKPWARILVTVWVMVVVPMLLSAVAGAIIGMPRLLGSAWSALGKQQDVLSAAWADGDFIQVTARVLAMIAIVIPVAGVVYMFVRIARQSGVSLWKGTAGKPLMRALALLLGAVVTCGIAYAWWPGEGKYQPIQPWERGTVGDIAYALGVKHLAHPTERTAATRPVATTRKLVNGQRGVMRVVWDNQASLPRSTQPRLAVILVPRTMSGARGGGGGGGGGGGGALASAPTPVDQGWVFPFDKPLVPGPGDNQALAVNTTNRTIDYEAAFALVWQTDEDYAYNINDAEAYASCVRCGAVAVAYQVVFVIDNDETNDNVAAPQNLAGALSYKCINCLTYALAQQLFVTLDEPLSPAAMAKLDAVWTDVAAYQQKIEAGQVKLADIQGQLQGYTDQIKAIVEEDQPGTFMTSTAASTTSAPTTSASASPSASATPTATVPTLTSSAPQPSTATASAESTATTEAPSTSTDPTTSAGSTSTVTTSDPSSSTDSTATSGSTSTGTTAGDTSSGGTTSDGTTSDGTTSGGSAGSP; via the coding sequence GTGACTGTGACGAGCGAAAATGCAGCACCGGCGCAGGAGGTTCTGCAGCGCGCGGACGGGGTCGAGCTGATCGGGGAGATGGCGGGATCCGGCTACAAGATCCCGCCTGCTCTGGTCCGCCGCGCCGACGGGCAGACCATCCAACTCACGCCGTTGTTGTACGCGACGCTCCACGAGATCGACGGTGCCCGCAACGCGAACGCGGTGGCCGCCGCCGTCGCCGAGACCACCGGGCGGCCGGTCACCGAGGACAACATTCGCCACCTGGTCGACAAGCAGCTGCGACCCCACGGCCTACTGGTCCTGGCCGACGGCAGTCAGCCGCAGACGAAGAAGCGAAACCCGCTGCTCGCCTTGCGGTTTCGATACGCCGTGACGGAGCCGGAGCGGACTCGACGGCTCACTGATCCGTTCCGGTTCCTGTTCCGGCCCTGGATGGTCGTGCCTCTGCTCGCAGCGTTCGCGGTCGTGTGCTGGTGGGTGTTCTTCCGCAAGGGGCTGGCGCACGCGGCCTACGACGCGTTCGAGCGTCCCGGACTACTGATCCTCGTTTTCGTGATCACCATCCTGTCCGCAGGTTTCCACGAATTCGGCCATGCCGCGGCGGCCCGATATGGCGGAGCCACTCCCGGCGTGATGGGTTTCGGCGTCTATCTCGTCTGGCCGGCCTTCTATACCGACGTCACCGACACCTACCGTCTCGGCCGGCGCGGGAGAGTGCGCACGGACCTCGGCGGGCTCTACTTCAACGCGATTGTCGCCGTGGCGATCATGGCCGTGTGGTGGTGGCTGAGATACGACGCCTTGCTCCTCGTCGTCGCCACGCAGATCCTGCAGATGCTGCGTCAACTCGCGCCGATGGTGAGGTTCGACGGCTACCACGTCCTGGCCGACCTGACCGGTGTTCCGGATCTGTACTCACGCATCAAGCCGACACTGCTCGGACTGCTGCCGTGGCGGTGGGGTGATCCGCATGCGCGCCTCCTCAAGCCGTGGGCCCGGATTCTCGTCACCGTCTGGGTGATGGTCGTCGTCCCGATGCTCCTGTCGGCGGTCGCCGGGGCGATCATCGGAATGCCGCGTCTGCTCGGCTCTGCATGGTCAGCCTTGGGCAAGCAGCAGGATGTGTTGTCCGCCGCGTGGGCGGACGGCGACTTCATTCAGGTCACCGCGCGTGTACTGGCGATGATCGCGATCGTCATCCCGGTGGCCGGCGTCGTGTACATGTTCGTCCGGATCGCTCGGCAGAGCGGCGTGAGCCTCTGGAAAGGAACGGCGGGCAAACCGCTCATGCGCGCCCTGGCGCTGCTTCTGGGCGCTGTCGTCACATGCGGTATCGCCTACGCGTGGTGGCCGGGCGAGGGAAAATACCAGCCGATCCAGCCGTGGGAGCGCGGCACGGTCGGCGACATCGCGTACGCACTGGGCGTCAAGCATCTGGCCCATCCGACGGAGAGGACCGCCGCCACCCGGCCGGTCGCCACCACCAGGAAGCTCGTCAACGGGCAGCGGGGCGTGATGCGGGTGGTGTGGGACAACCAAGCTTCACTCCCCAGATCCACGCAGCCCCGGTTGGCGGTCATCCTCGTTCCGCGGACGATGTCCGGCGCTCGGGGCGGCGGTGGCGGTGGCGGCGGTGGTGGGGGTGGCGCGCTCGCTTCCGCGCCCACGCCGGTCGATCAGGGATGGGTTTTCCCGTTCGACAAGCCGCTCGTACCCGGCCCGGGCGACAACCAGGCGCTGGCTGTCAACACCACCAACCGCACCATCGACTACGAAGCGGCGTTCGCGTTGGTGTGGCAGACCGACGAAGACTACGCGTACAACATCAACGACGCGGAGGCATACGCGTCGTGCGTGCGGTGCGGCGCCGTCGCCGTCGCCTATCAGGTCGTCTTCGTGATCGACAACGACGAGACCAACGACAACGTAGCCGCCCCGCAGAACTTGGCCGGCGCCCTGAGCTATAAGTGCATCAACTGCTTGACTTATGCGCTGGCGCAACAACTTTTCGTGACACTGGATGAGCCGCTGTCGCCCGCCGCCATGGCGAAACTCGACGCGGTGTGGACCGACGTCGCCGCGTACCAGCAGAAGATCGAGGCTGGGCAGGTGAAGCTCGCCGACATCCAGGGACAGCTGCAGGGGTACACGGACCAGATCAAGGCCATCGTCGAGGAGGATCAACCGGGCACCTTCATGACATCGACGGCGGCGTCGACCACCTCCGCGCCCACTACCTCGGCAAGCGCATCGCCGTCTGCCTCCGCGACGCCGACGGCGACGGTCCCGACGCTGACCAGTTCGGCTCCGCAGCCGAGCACGGCGACTGCCAGCGCGGAATCGACCGCCACCACCGAAGCGCCGTCCACGTCGACCGACCCGACGACATCGGCTGGTTCGACATCGACCGTGACCACTTCGGACCCGTCCAGCTCGACGGATTCGACCGCCACCAGCGGTTCGACGTCGACGGGCACAACGGCGGGAGACACCTCTTCGGGTGGGACCACGTCCGACGGCACCACTTCGGACGGCACGACATCTGGCGGTTCGGCAGGATCGCCCTAG
- a CDS encoding DUF1460 domain-containing protein: protein MSAGMPRSGRSARETAGLAARLVVAGVIIATSCALSGALAPGALASPQTQISAASEQTLETMLTADQGAARTDPAVRADEISRRFLGTPYGADTLVGSATEPEQLVVNLQRVDCFTYADYVEALKRADTREQFLASLIDVRYKDGVVAFQNRRHFFTDWAASAPAVATDVTSSVSAHAIPVTKNLNRKDSGGAYLAGLPVVARTVSYIPSGQVDSDVVGRLRTGDYLGAYAEDGGLDVTHVGIFIATPDGPVFRNASSRSADDKVVDTPLSGYLRTVPGLVVLRPVV from the coding sequence ATGTCCGCAGGAATGCCACGAAGTGGCAGGTCGGCCCGCGAGACGGCGGGATTGGCGGCCCGGCTCGTCGTCGCCGGCGTGATCATCGCCACTAGCTGTGCCCTGTCGGGCGCGCTGGCTCCCGGCGCACTCGCGTCGCCGCAGACGCAGATCTCCGCGGCGAGCGAGCAGACGCTGGAGACGATGCTGACCGCCGACCAGGGCGCGGCCCGGACGGACCCTGCGGTCCGGGCCGACGAGATCTCACGCCGGTTCCTGGGAACCCCCTACGGCGCAGACACTCTCGTCGGCTCGGCCACCGAGCCCGAGCAGCTGGTCGTGAATCTGCAGCGGGTGGACTGCTTCACCTACGCCGACTACGTCGAAGCGCTGAAGAGAGCTGATACTCGCGAGCAGTTCCTCGCGAGCCTCATCGACGTCCGGTACAAGGACGGCGTGGTCGCGTTCCAGAACAGGAGGCACTTCTTCACCGACTGGGCCGCCTCGGCTCCCGCGGTGGCCACCGACGTCACCAGCAGCGTCAGTGCCCACGCGATCCCGGTGACCAAGAACCTCAACCGCAAGGATTCCGGCGGCGCGTACCTCGCCGGACTGCCCGTGGTGGCGCGGACCGTCTCCTACATTCCCAGCGGCCAGGTGGACTCGGACGTCGTCGGTCGACTGCGCACCGGGGACTATCTCGGCGCGTACGCCGAGGACGGCGGCCTGGACGTCACGCACGTCGGCATCTTCATCGCGACCCCGGACGGGCCCGTGTTCCGCAACGCGTCTTCGCGGAGTGCCGACGACAAGGTCGTCGACACTCCGCTGTCCGGCTATCTGCGCACCGTGCCCGGGCTGGTGGTGCTGCGCCCGGTGGTGTGA
- a CDS encoding peptidoglycan-binding protein, producing the protein MANHGLTPEELEAEIGIALPAKEVVSIIDVNADINVGIDAASPIDLSAAANLNVAAPIQAGAGANVLTYGSGADATVTHSADGGVLITQGMDNVTADATSVQDSGIDQSGDTSTGTGTGTDTGTGTDTGSGTDTGAGTGTDPGTGTDTGATVDTSTGSFTDGSLLNVDVNVDLNADLAAPIAGAVAANANVAAPINAGVAANIGSWDSTADAVSIQDATITQTMHDVHATADSDQTSSIAQGSTSGAADGTTSGATSGSTSTGDTGGASSAGGTSSTGGSSSAG; encoded by the coding sequence ATGGCTAACCACGGACTGACCCCTGAGGAGCTGGAGGCGGAGATCGGTATCGCGCTGCCGGCGAAAGAAGTCGTGTCGATCATCGACGTGAACGCCGACATCAACGTCGGCATAGACGCCGCGTCGCCGATCGACCTGTCGGCGGCGGCCAACCTCAACGTCGCGGCGCCCATCCAGGCCGGTGCCGGCGCCAACGTATTGACGTACGGTTCGGGCGCCGACGCCACGGTGACGCATTCGGCCGACGGCGGCGTCCTCATCACGCAAGGAATGGACAACGTGACGGCCGACGCGACGTCGGTCCAGGACAGCGGCATCGACCAGTCGGGCGACACATCCACCGGCACCGGAACGGGCACCGATACAGGGACCGGTACGGACACCGGATCCGGCACCGATACCGGCGCCGGCACCGGCACGGATCCCGGGACCGGTACGGACACCGGAGCCACGGTGGACACGTCGACGGGCTCGTTCACGGACGGTTCACTGCTCAACGTCGACGTCAACGTCGACCTCAACGCCGACCTCGCGGCACCCATCGCGGGCGCAGTGGCGGCCAACGCGAACGTGGCCGCACCGATCAATGCCGGCGTCGCCGCCAACATCGGATCGTGGGACTCGACCGCCGACGCCGTCTCGATCCAGGATGCGACGATCACGCAGACCATGCACGACGTGCACGCGACCGCCGACTCCGACCAGACGTCGAGCATCGCGCAAGGCTCGACCAGCGGCGCTGCCGACGGCACCACCAGCGGTGCGACCAGCGGGAGCACGAGCACCGGTGACACCGGTGGCGCGAGCAGCGCCGGTGGGACGAGCAGTACCGGCGGCAGTAGTTCCGCGGGCTGA
- a CDS encoding acyl-CoA dehydrogenase family protein, translated as MQLALTSEEAAFRDELRTFYTTEIPADIRARTREGTDVSKDDIVTTQKILNEHGLATPGWPVEWGGKDWTPTQHQIWLDEMQLASVPEPLNFNTKMVGPVIAEFGSQEIKQRFLPPTAALDIWWCQGFSEPEAGSDLASLRTTATRDGDTYVVNGQKTWTTLGQYADWIFCLVRTDPNAPKKQAGISFLLIDLDTPGITMRPIKLVDGSVEVNEVFFEDVRVPADHLVGEENQGWTYAKFLLGNERTGIAQVGRTKLRIAEAKERAKANGLLEDPLFAARLAEAENDILALELTQMRVASGSKGGKPNPASSVLKLRGSQLQQLATELLMEVAGPDILPFGASEGIASPEWAQHSAPRYLNYRKTSIYGGSNEVQRTIISSTILGL; from the coding sequence ATGCAGCTGGCACTGACATCCGAAGAAGCCGCGTTCCGCGACGAGCTTCGCACCTTCTACACCACCGAGATCCCCGCCGACATCCGCGCACGCACCCGTGAGGGCACCGACGTCAGCAAGGACGACATCGTCACCACCCAGAAGATCCTCAACGAGCACGGCCTCGCCACGCCCGGCTGGCCGGTCGAATGGGGCGGCAAGGACTGGACGCCGACCCAGCACCAGATCTGGCTCGACGAGATGCAGCTGGCCAGCGTGCCGGAACCGCTGAACTTCAACACCAAGATGGTCGGACCGGTGATCGCCGAATTCGGCTCCCAGGAGATCAAGCAGCGCTTCCTGCCGCCGACGGCGGCGCTCGACATCTGGTGGTGCCAAGGGTTTTCCGAGCCCGAAGCCGGCTCCGACCTGGCCTCGCTGCGGACCACCGCCACCCGCGACGGCGACACCTACGTCGTCAACGGGCAGAAGACCTGGACGACGCTCGGGCAATACGCCGACTGGATCTTCTGCCTGGTCCGCACCGACCCCAATGCGCCGAAGAAGCAGGCGGGTATCTCGTTCCTGCTCATCGACCTGGACACCCCAGGCATCACGATGCGGCCGATCAAACTGGTCGACGGCAGCGTCGAGGTCAACGAGGTGTTCTTCGAAGACGTCCGCGTCCCCGCCGACCATCTCGTCGGCGAGGAGAACCAGGGGTGGACCTACGCCAAGTTCCTCCTCGGCAACGAACGGACCGGTATCGCCCAGGTCGGTCGCACGAAGTTGCGCATCGCCGAGGCCAAGGAACGGGCCAAAGCCAATGGGCTGCTGGAGGACCCGCTGTTCGCCGCACGCCTGGCCGAGGCCGAAAACGACATCCTCGCACTGGAATTGACGCAGATGCGGGTGGCCTCGGGCTCCAAGGGCGGCAAGCCCAACCCGGCCTCGTCGGTGTTGAAGCTGCGCGGCAGCCAGCTGCAGCAGCTGGCCACCGAACTGCTGATGGAGGTCGCCGGACCCGACATCCTGCCGTTCGGCGCAAGCGAGGGCATCGCCTCCCCGGAGTGGGCGCAACACAGCGCGCCGCGTTACCTCAACTACCGCAAGACCTCCATCTACGGGGGCAGCAACGAGGTGCAGCGCACCATCATCTCCTCGACCATCCTCGGACTGTGA
- a CDS encoding LLM class flavin-dependent oxidoreductase — protein sequence MPVMEPNLDTATLRAWAQLVDRGPFSSLCWGERIAFDNPETLTLLGALAAWTDRVRLVTTVIIPQLHDPVMLAKALATGDMLSGGRLTVGIGVGGRHEDYRAVGADPATQTMRQMAERVAVMKRVWAGEKVTDSTLPVGPPPVQSPGPELLVGTMGPRTVRSAASWADGLAGTTMDLDVAKQNELFDVARDAWREAGKAAPHLATSFWFAIGDGDAPREQVHRHLLRYMNWIPAKIVDAMAPTTGWAGTQDELRTVLRRFAEIGTDEIHLIPTSSDLDQVRRVAEVAADLV from the coding sequence ATGCCGGTGATGGAGCCCAATCTCGACACCGCGACATTGCGAGCATGGGCGCAACTGGTCGACCGCGGTCCGTTCTCGTCGCTGTGCTGGGGGGAGCGGATCGCCTTCGACAACCCCGAGACGCTCACGCTGCTCGGCGCGCTGGCCGCGTGGACGGACCGGGTCCGGCTGGTCACCACGGTGATCATTCCGCAGCTGCACGATCCGGTGATGCTGGCCAAGGCGCTCGCCACGGGTGACATGCTCAGCGGCGGACGGCTGACTGTCGGCATCGGCGTCGGCGGACGCCACGAGGACTACCGCGCCGTCGGCGCCGATCCCGCCACGCAGACCATGCGGCAGATGGCGGAGCGGGTCGCGGTGATGAAGCGGGTCTGGGCGGGGGAGAAGGTCACCGATTCGACGCTGCCGGTCGGGCCGCCGCCGGTGCAATCGCCCGGCCCGGAACTGCTGGTCGGCACGATGGGCCCCAGAACGGTGCGTAGCGCGGCATCGTGGGCCGACGGATTGGCCGGGACCACAATGGATCTCGATGTCGCGAAGCAGAATGAACTGTTCGACGTGGCGCGGGACGCCTGGCGTGAGGCGGGCAAGGCGGCTCCGCACCTGGCGACGTCGTTCTGGTTCGCGATCGGTGACGGTGACGCACCCCGCGAGCAGGTGCACCGGCATCTGCTGCGCTACATGAACTGGATTCCCGCGAAGATCGTCGACGCGATGGCGCCCACCACGGGCTGGGCCGGGACGCAGGATGAACTGCGGACGGTGCTGCGGCGGTTCGCCGAAATCGGCACCGACGAGATCCACTTGATCCCCACGAGTTCTGACCTCGATCAGGTACGCCGCGTCGCGGAGGTTGCGGCCGACCTGGTCTGA